In Amphiprion ocellaris isolate individual 3 ecotype Okinawa chromosome 2, ASM2253959v1, whole genome shotgun sequence, the genomic stretch aatttgcAAAGTAATTTGTGTCAAAATATTTTGGACTATGGATTTTGTCTTTTAGACTTTGGGCAAATTCAAGATTCCTTAAAATTCTTAGGATAAGCAATAATAAGGCAAATTCTGTTTATTAACTggctaaaaataacaatatttgaaCCCAAATTAAGTTACCCTTCATACCTACTGGAGTCTGTATGTTTCAGTCAGATACAGTTTGCTTTTCCTAATACTGGCCTCTACTTGAGGAACAGTAAACACATCAGCTAAACAGCTGATTCATAAACTATTTACTGCTGAAATCATCACCTccaactcaaaaatgacacagaagttAGCAATTAACCGTAATGAATTTTGGTGAGATAGCTGAGCTGCACACTTACAAATGTAATGGACAACTCAGGGCTTCTGTTGCCAAAGGGTGGAGGACCTCCAACGTTACTGCTACAGAGCACTGCACCACCATCACCTGAATTAAATAGGCTGAATGAAGGGCACAAAGTCTAAACCACCATTGACTGGACGAACTGCTAGTTTGCTCCACTCTGCTTATTGTTGGTGACTAATAATGAAACCCTCCTCTGCCCCTGACTGCTGGCAGTCATCCAGATGACCCGTCATCAGCCTCAAACGCTATCTAAAGCTCCACTACCAACAGCCCAGCTATGAGTGGAGTGAACACCAGGCCCCTGCCTGAGGCCACATCAACCTGGGTTAAGTCCCTTCTTAGAGCATCCTGCTCTTCGCATAAGAGCTTATCCGTGTATGTGTTCTGCAGATAGACTCTCTTCTTTGCAATCAGCCCACGCAGCTGCAGTTGGCCGCTGAAAGCCATTTAATTGTCTGCCAGGTAGTCTGAGCGTCCATGAAGGACACAGTCTCATAGCGGGTGGGTCGACAACAGGGCTGACTGCTGACTTTCTTGCTGGAGATTCTCCCGTTGCTCATCAGAGCCTTGAGGGCCACATCATAGTTCTTCCGAGAACTATAACATGTGCCAACACAATACCTAAAGAGGACTATCTCGTCTGAGTCGTAACCGAGGCCAAGATCCCGAACCCGCATCTCCTTCTTCTCCAGGTGGCAGTCACGGCTGCTCTTGGCTTTCTTGTGGTTCCTCCTTGATGTCCTGGGTAAGTTTGGGTCACGAGGGGAGCGTCGCCATCTGTCCTGCTGGATTTCCTCCTTCTGCATCAGTAACCACTCCTCTACAATGAGAAGAAAACGCACATGGGGAGACAGTTCTTTGCTTACCAACAAACAAATGTTGTTCACAGACTGAAGTTTTCATGGGAATttaagaacagaaagaaaaactggattgTCTAAATGTTTGTGATGAGATTATTTATTcagttaaattattattattattattattattatggtttAGAGCTGAGGGAAACTGAAGTGTCAGAGTCTGAAAAGCGTGTGCAGAAGTGTCTTAAAAATGCACAGCCAGTAGGTGATTTTTCTGGCTATAGAAAGAATTGAGACTGTCCACATGTCgacatgaaaataataaaatattgatgtaacagtaaatattttcctaaaGAGTTCATGACCTCAGTCACTAGTTCTAAGTCTCGTTCAATAGAGCACAATGTTTATTTGGTAAATGATGGTCCCAATTACTATAATAGAAAATAAGGCAGGAAAGGGGCGGGACTAtgttgtgattgacaggtttACGACTGTATCACCATGTGTAGTGTCCTTGAATTTTTAGTTAGATCCACCCCTCGCTCATTACACTCGACGTCACAACACCAGCatgaccaaaaacaaatttCAAATTTCGAGGCTTCCAAATGACAATCCAGACACCAATGGGTGATGTTCCATTCactacgtccatcttttattGATAGTCTGTGCAATGAGAAACACTTTTCATTACATATTGCACATTATCCTTTGATCAGTTCATATAAACATAAAGCTTGAAATGTAATACTGCTTCACTCTGGATGACAATTTGTGCCTCTTTTAGGGCTGAATACAATGACTGATTCTTTATTTACAGGCAAATATTGATGGAATATAAATGGGTACATAAGGGTTATGCATAGAAAAGGAAATAACAGCGTGGTTGACTGGTTCACTGAGATACATGTGCAGATACAGAATCTTTCATCTTTCATGTACTGCAGCTTGTAAGACCAATGAAGGCATTTTAACTGCAGTATTTTGCAATATGTGATATGAAAAGATATAAAGTCTCATAAAATATCTAATTTCATCACAATTTTGACTTTAGATATATATTCGGCAATGTAAAGGTTGAAACGAAAGTAATGTATGATTGCATGGAAATACCAAGGTAACTGATTTATTCAGACAACTCAAGCAAAACCCATTTTCAAAgacattttgtatcatttctgttcCTTTGTTCTTATGTTAAAGTGCTCTCAAACTTCAAGTTTCTCTTGTATGAACCATATTTGGCATTTGGGCAACTGTACTCTGATGAGTTAGTCAGTACAGTTACCGGGGCTTTATGTTTATAACACAAACATAAAGCAACAGTTACACAGATACCAGAGGTCATAGTCAGAAATCCATGTAACATGTAAAAGTTGGTCTTGACCAACTGACCTAGTTATACTGACTGTCAGAACTGTTCCCTTGGCTAAGATGTTCACTTCCACATTGGTTGGACATTAAGTGTGTTTGACTGATATTACTTTTTTGCAGCAGattttttaaactaaacatTTGAGCAATGAATTTCATTTAGAATCTTTCCATTTTGAGTATGTCTGATTATTGGAtctgcctggtgacctgtcaaaCCATCAGTGTAGACAAAGGGAGCAAATCCCTTTAGAAGTAGCTTCTAGTGTCAACTCTTTAGGAGGACTTGCAGTGGTGAAATAAGACACAGTGGTATGGCTTTTGGAGACTAAAAGGTGAGAAATTTCTCACACTTTAGTTTATGTTCTGGATTAGAAAGCAGTTTTATGAGTTAGCAGGGGAAAACGTGTTATTAAATTGAAAGCAGACATGAGTGTTGAAACAGGGAGTGAAATTCCTGTGGTCATCAGCAGAGTGGTTTAAAATGAACTGTCACTGTAAGGGGTTAGTACCAGAGCTGCTGGCTCAACTCCAACAAGTTGTTTTCTCAGTTGCCAGGAACATTTAAACAAGGTTTAAGCACTCGGCTGTGCCCAGGTGTTTGACTGACTCCTGCTTCCTGACCTGGGGATGGCTTTGCCCTGTTCATTCTCCAAATGCCTCCATGCAGTATTTTCCCCTGGCAGCACGCTCATTTACAGCAGCATAGGGGCTTGTCAGTTCATGCCTTGATGTTTATGAAAAGAAAACTTGTaatcatgaagaaaaaaaagaacagaaaaatgcaaagaagTCTTCCCCAGGCAAAGTGCACAGGGCTGTCTCGGTCAAACCCTGCTCAAGTACATATTCAGCCATGTTAAAACATGCCACATagatttgcattatttcatgtAATCATAAAgctattttatttcatgttacaACTGAATGGGGAGATGTTCAGGCAATCGTGTCTAACTGCACTAatcatcattattgtttttttttaatttaggaTATACTCTTAGTGTCATGCTTGTATCTGCAATATTTCCATCATATATTATCATTATAAAACTTTAAGAAACAG encodes the following:
- the LOC111564037 gene encoding neurturin gives rise to the protein MTGRTSKLGKDGKLWWRQETSATQHHLKNWKVMLWVVASLLTLVEDVFSKEDNKEARSDLQRSSWPPAQHLEQESSIHSPWPKAFEEWLLMQKEEIQQDRWRRSPRDPNLPRTSRRNHKKAKSSRDCHLEKKEMRVRDLGLGYDSDEIVLFRYCVGTCYSSRKNYDVALKALMSNGRISSKKVSSQPCCRPTRYETVSFMDAQTTWQTIKWLSAANCSCVG